The following are encoded in a window of Aromatoleum petrolei genomic DNA:
- a CDS encoding U32 family peptidase has protein sequence MRIVAPISRVEEVALLAREGANELYCGFVPDDWVGRFKVRNANRRPSGNLRSLRELEAAISSARQSGCTLSLVLNAQSYSDEQLEAAVEMGKLFIERGGDALIASDLGLISELSLHLPLRRIHVSSVATCRNGSAARLCRDLGASRLILPRDVTIEEACEIAAEVPDLETEVFILNDGCVFEEGACSTVHLPQRMGGPICLDRYVSDYRPRGARKLSVALCQSLRENDQEYEKWLWYRFSCGFTTNEQGMAFGPCGLCALPRLLNGGVAAVKIAGREAPTARKLASVRMVKAVLDRVEAGEHGEEIVRLAQNLRPSVEHCRTGYMCYYPEVLRKAVY, from the coding sequence ATGAGAATTGTTGCCCCGATTTCAAGAGTGGAGGAAGTGGCGCTCCTGGCTCGCGAAGGAGCAAACGAGCTCTATTGCGGATTCGTCCCGGACGATTGGGTTGGCCGATTCAAGGTGCGAAATGCGAACCGCCGCCCCTCAGGAAACCTCCGCAGTCTGCGTGAGCTTGAGGCGGCAATAAGCTCGGCCCGGCAGAGCGGTTGCACGCTTTCACTCGTGCTCAACGCTCAGAGCTATTCGGATGAACAGCTTGAGGCGGCAGTCGAAATGGGGAAACTCTTCATCGAACGCGGGGGGGATGCGCTGATTGCGTCGGATCTGGGCCTGATCAGCGAGCTTTCCCTGCATCTTCCACTGCGACGCATTCATGTCAGCTCGGTCGCGACTTGTCGTAATGGCAGTGCGGCGCGCCTTTGCAGGGATCTGGGGGCCTCGCGATTGATCCTGCCTCGCGATGTCACGATCGAGGAAGCATGTGAAATTGCGGCGGAGGTCCCGGATCTGGAGACCGAGGTATTCATCCTCAATGACGGCTGCGTGTTCGAGGAGGGCGCCTGCAGCACTGTTCATCTACCCCAGCGCATGGGCGGTCCGATCTGTCTCGATCGCTATGTGAGCGACTATCGCCCGCGGGGCGCGAGGAAGCTGTCGGTGGCGCTGTGCCAGAGCCTCCGGGAAAACGATCAGGAATACGAGAAGTGGCTCTGGTATCGCTTCTCCTGCGGATTCACGACGAACGAGCAGGGCATGGCGTTCGGCCCCTGTGGCCTCTGTGCATTGCCAAGATTATTGAATGGCGGCGTTGCGGCCGTGAAGATCGCTGGCAGGGAAGCGCCAACCGCAAGAAAGCTTGCCAGCGTTCGGATGGTGAAGGCTGTGCTCGATCGCGTCGAGGCAGGTGAGCATGGGGAAGAAATCGTGCGTCTTGCACAGAATCTGCGCCCGTCCGTCGAGCACTGCAGGACGGGGTACATGTGCTACTACCCCGAAGTGCTACGAAAGGCCGTGTATTGA
- a CDS encoding HlyD family secretion protein yields MTLPKTATIISAALLLAVAIGSVLYLNRAESSGSTQSTDDAYVQADFTTVAPQVSGTVDRVLIEDNQPVREGDLLATIDDRDFVVVVTAAKAQVASAQAGIASLEARVVQQETTIRQARAAVAADEAALELARANHARYRNLANDGSGTVQALQQAEAQLSIQLASREKDLAGLEVARQQVDILRADLGKARAALAHAQAAQAAAELKLSYTRITAPIGGTIGQKSLRVGAFVNAGKPLLAIVPLDAVYITANFRETQLARVQAGQAVDIEVDALPGAALKGAVESLGPASGASYSAVAPHNATGNFTKIVQRLPVRIRIDPGQPAAAKLRVGMSVTPKIRIGE; encoded by the coding sequence ATGACATTACCGAAGACAGCCACGATCATCAGTGCGGCGCTGCTGCTCGCAGTGGCGATCGGCAGTGTTCTCTATCTCAATCGCGCCGAATCCAGCGGATCGACCCAGTCTACGGATGATGCCTACGTGCAGGCGGACTTCACCACGGTAGCCCCGCAGGTGTCAGGAACGGTTGACAGGGTGTTGATCGAGGACAACCAGCCGGTAAGGGAAGGGGACCTGCTCGCCACCATCGACGACCGTGATTTCGTCGTCGTGGTGACCGCGGCGAAGGCCCAGGTCGCCAGCGCCCAGGCCGGCATCGCCAGCCTGGAGGCGCGCGTGGTTCAACAGGAAACCACAATACGCCAAGCACGCGCGGCAGTTGCCGCAGACGAGGCGGCGCTTGAACTGGCCAGAGCGAATCATGCGCGTTACCGCAACTTGGCCAACGACGGTTCGGGCACCGTGCAAGCGCTGCAACAGGCCGAAGCTCAGTTGAGCATTCAATTGGCCAGCCGGGAAAAGGACCTGGCGGGCCTTGAGGTCGCCCGGCAGCAAGTGGACATTCTGCGAGCTGATCTTGGGAAAGCCAGGGCGGCTCTTGCCCACGCGCAAGCCGCCCAAGCCGCCGCAGAACTGAAGCTTTCCTATACCCGCATCACGGCACCGATCGGCGGCACGATCGGGCAGAAATCGCTACGCGTCGGTGCTTTCGTCAATGCCGGGAAACCATTGCTGGCAATTGTTCCGCTCGATGCCGTCTACATCACGGCCAACTTCCGGGAGACGCAACTCGCGCGCGTACAGGCGGGTCAAGCCGTGGATATCGAGGTCGATGCCTTGCCGGGCGCAGCGCTGAAAGGAGCGGTGGAAAGCCTGGGACCGGCCAGCGGAGCCAGCTACTCCGCCGTTGCGCCACACAATGCCACAGGCAACTTCACGAAGATCGTCCAGCGCCTGCCCGTGCGCATTCGCATCGATCCCGGTCAGCCCGCGGCGGCGAAGCTGCGCGTAGGGATGTCGGTAACACCGAAGATCCGTATCGGTGAATGA
- a CDS encoding cupin domain-containing protein — MLNFRTLSMVLLLATGAADAEQPPPPAHVTPLMSKALADYPGKDGVVITVDYAPGGESSVHRHNAHAFVYVLEGSIVMGVRGGKSVTLTPGQTFYEGPDDIHTISRNASLTEPAKFLVVLLKNGDEPISMPVR, encoded by the coding sequence ATGCTCAACTTCCGAACCCTTTCCATGGTGCTGCTGTTGGCAACCGGCGCCGCCGACGCCGAGCAGCCCCCGCCCCCGGCGCACGTGACACCGCTGATGAGCAAAGCGCTGGCCGACTATCCAGGCAAGGACGGAGTCGTCATCACGGTCGACTATGCGCCCGGCGGAGAAAGCTCCGTGCATCGTCACAATGCGCACGCATTCGTCTATGTGCTCGAAGGTTCGATCGTGATGGGTGTGCGCGGCGGCAAATCCGTCACGCTGACACCGGGCCAGACCTTCTACGAAGGCCCGGACGATATTCACACGATCTCGCGCAACGCCAGCCTCACCGAGCCCGCCAAGTTTCTGGTTGTCCTGTTGAAGAACGGCGACGAACCGATCTCGATGCCGGTTCGCTGA
- a CDS encoding MFS transporter — MAGLLGIFLAAMMAGFNNRVGALALADIRGALGLGLDDASWLTTVYSAGELIAMPFSAWFAITLTLRRLELWVLGTCTLLAVILPFIHDLNLLLTLRFLQGIASGTTIPLLMMAALKFLPTPVRLYGLALYAMTATFAPNLSIWLAGHWTDGLLDWRWVYWQIVPLAVAAALLVGWGLPREPIQIARFRQANWSGMACGVPALGMIAVALDQGVRLEWFHSSLITVSLMAGLTLLAIYLLSEWYHPSPFIKLQILGRRNLGLGFILFVVLLVVLMSSSLLPANYLGPLQGYRPRQLASIGLTVALPQLVLGPVVAVLLYQRWVDARVVFASGLFLIALACVSGAQLTSDWNRDQFVVAQTLQALGQPMAVVSMLFLATSVVQPQEGPYVSGVINTLRAFGSLGGAAVVGQLMTARSRFHAEMLLDHAALVGNSLALPPEPSEMMSIIGQQSLVLSVADAYRVLGVLALLLIPLVLRLTYVPAPDLRAASSPSSVSTSSQG; from the coding sequence ATGGCAGGACTGCTTGGCATTTTCCTCGCCGCCATGATGGCGGGGTTCAACAACCGCGTCGGCGCATTGGCGCTGGCAGATATACGCGGTGCACTCGGTTTGGGCCTCGACGACGCCTCCTGGCTGACCACGGTGTACAGCGCCGGGGAGTTGATTGCCATGCCATTTTCGGCGTGGTTTGCCATTACGCTGACGCTCCGCCGCCTCGAACTGTGGGTGCTCGGAACTTGCACGCTGCTGGCGGTGATCCTGCCCTTCATCCACGATCTGAACCTGCTGCTGACCCTGCGCTTTCTGCAAGGCATTGCCAGCGGCACGACGATCCCATTGCTGATGATGGCGGCCCTGAAATTCCTGCCAACACCCGTTCGGCTGTATGGACTGGCGCTGTATGCGATGACCGCCACCTTCGCGCCCAATCTCTCGATCTGGCTGGCCGGACACTGGACGGATGGCTTACTCGACTGGCGCTGGGTGTACTGGCAGATCGTTCCCCTCGCCGTCGCCGCCGCATTGTTAGTGGGCTGGGGGCTGCCGCGCGAGCCCATCCAGATCGCACGCTTCAGGCAGGCCAATTGGTCGGGCATGGCATGTGGCGTACCGGCGCTCGGCATGATTGCCGTCGCACTGGATCAAGGCGTACGGCTGGAGTGGTTTCATTCGTCCTTGATCACGGTGTCGCTGATGGCTGGGCTGACCCTGCTGGCCATCTACCTGCTGTCCGAGTGGTACCACCCGTCGCCGTTCATCAAATTGCAGATCCTGGGACGTCGGAACCTGGGACTGGGCTTCATTCTGTTTGTCGTCCTGCTCGTGGTGCTGATGTCCAGCTCGCTACTGCCGGCCAACTATCTCGGGCCTCTCCAGGGCTACCGGCCCCGCCAGCTGGCGTCGATCGGTCTGACCGTCGCCTTGCCGCAACTGGTGCTGGGGCCTGTGGTCGCAGTGCTGCTGTACCAGAGGTGGGTCGATGCGCGCGTCGTGTTCGCGTCGGGGCTGTTCTTGATCGCACTCGCGTGCGTTTCCGGCGCGCAATTGACCTCCGACTGGAACCGCGACCAGTTCGTAGTGGCGCAAACGCTGCAAGCCCTTGGCCAGCCCATGGCGGTAGTATCGATGCTATTTCTCGCCACCAGCGTTGTGCAGCCCCAAGAAGGGCCCTATGTGTCCGGCGTCATCAACACGCTGCGCGCCTTCGGGTCACTGGGCGGCGCAGCGGTGGTGGGACAGCTCATGACCGCGCGGAGCCGCTTCCATGCGGAAATGCTGCTGGACCATGCTGCTCTGGTGGGTAATTCCCTCGCGCTTCCGCCCGAGCCTTCCGAAATGATGAGCATCATCGGCCAGCAGTCGCTGGTGCTGTCGGTCGCCGACGCCTATCGGGTACTGGGCGTTCTCGCACTCCTTTTGATTCCGCTCGTGCTGCGCCTGACCTACGTTCCCGCACCCGACTTGCGCGCTGCCTCGTCCCCATCTTCTGTTTCAACTTCCTCACAGGGATAA
- a CDS encoding winged helix-turn-helix domain-containing tetratricopeptide repeat protein, producing MLLVFDDCVLDLDRRELSRASGIVATAPKVFDLLVYLAERRERVVSRDDLIDAVWSGRVVSESTLASHINAVRKAVGDDGQQQRVIRTVARKGFRFVAEVREIASLEGAAAPGAESAGSVEVPASAPALPAKPSIAVLPFANLSGDPEQEYLADGVVEDIIAALSQNRWLFVVARNSSFTYKNRAMDVKQVGRELGVRYVLEGSWRKADNRVRITGQLIDATTGAHHWAGRFEGVLGDIFELQDQITETVVGAIAPQLERAEIERARHKPTDSLDAYDYYLRGMARLHHGTKEAIDQALTLFLKAIEFDPDFASAYAMAAWCHCWRKINGWMSDHPQEVAEGIRLARRAVELGKGDAVALTRSAHALGHLADDLPGGIALLDRALVLNPNLAAAWFLGAFLRLWHGETEEAVEHFAHAMRLSPLDPELYRMQAGLAAAHLFMGHFDTASSWAEKALRELPSLLLAAATLAASHALAGRAAQAQHAMDNLRQLDPRLRLSSLADWLPIRRRENVITLVDGLRRAGLRE from the coding sequence ATGCTTCTAGTGTTTGACGACTGCGTGCTTGATCTCGACCGGCGGGAGCTCTCCCGGGCGTCCGGGATCGTTGCGACTGCGCCCAAGGTTTTCGATCTGCTGGTGTACCTGGCGGAGCGCCGCGAGCGCGTCGTCAGCCGGGACGACCTGATCGATGCCGTATGGAGCGGCCGGGTCGTCTCGGAATCCACCCTGGCCAGTCACATCAACGCCGTGCGCAAGGCCGTCGGCGACGACGGTCAGCAACAACGGGTGATTCGAACCGTTGCCCGCAAGGGGTTCCGGTTCGTCGCCGAGGTCAGGGAAATCGCGTCATTGGAGGGCGCTGCTGCGCCGGGTGCCGAATCCGCCGGATCGGTCGAAGTCCCGGCGTCTGCGCCGGCCCTGCCTGCCAAACCGTCGATTGCCGTCCTGCCCTTCGCGAACTTGAGCGGGGACCCGGAGCAGGAGTACCTCGCCGACGGCGTGGTCGAGGACATCATCGCGGCCTTGTCGCAAAACCGCTGGCTTTTCGTCGTCGCGCGCAATTCGAGCTTTACGTACAAGAATCGTGCGATGGACGTGAAACAGGTCGGGCGCGAGTTGGGCGTTCGCTACGTGCTGGAAGGCAGCTGGCGCAAGGCAGACAATCGCGTGCGCATCACGGGCCAACTGATCGATGCCACAACCGGGGCGCACCATTGGGCTGGCCGCTTCGAAGGGGTGCTGGGAGACATCTTCGAGCTGCAAGATCAGATCACCGAGACGGTGGTCGGTGCGATTGCCCCCCAGCTCGAGCGCGCGGAGATCGAGCGTGCGCGGCACAAGCCGACCGACAGTCTCGACGCCTACGATTACTATCTGCGCGGGATGGCCAGGCTGCATCACGGTACCAAGGAGGCCATCGATCAGGCGCTGACCCTCTTCCTCAAGGCAATCGAGTTCGATCCCGACTTTGCGTCAGCCTACGCGATGGCGGCGTGGTGTCACTGTTGGCGGAAGATCAACGGCTGGATGAGCGATCACCCGCAGGAGGTGGCGGAGGGTATCCGACTGGCTCGCCGGGCCGTCGAGTTGGGCAAGGGCGATGCGGTGGCCCTCACGAGAAGTGCGCATGCACTTGGCCATCTTGCCGACGACCTTCCTGGCGGCATTGCATTGCTGGACAGGGCGCTCGTGCTCAATCCCAATCTCGCGGCGGCGTGGTTCCTCGGCGCGTTTCTCAGACTCTGGCACGGCGAAACGGAAGAAGCGGTTGAGCACTTTGCACACGCCATGCGTTTGAGCCCGCTTGATCCCGAGCTGTATAGGATGCAGGCCGGACTGGCGGCCGCGCATCTCTTCATGGGGCACTTCGACACCGCATCGTCCTGGGCGGAGAAGGCATTACGGGAGCTGCCAAGCCTGCTGCTGGCGGCCGCCACCCTCGCGGCCAGCCATGCGCTCGCGGGGCGGGCGGCGCAAGCGCAGCACGCGATGGATAATTTGCGCCAGCTCGACCCACGCTTGCGGCTCTCCAGTCTCGCGGATTGGCTACCGATCCGCCGGCGGGAGAATGTCATCACGTTGGTGGACGGCCTACGCAGAGCGGGCCTGCGGGAATAA
- a CDS encoding efflux transporter outer membrane subunit, with product MTSHPVLSQLRRCASATLCAASLAGCAVGPDFVKPESGLHEVALVPRADYADVAPTSDSDIPSRWWLLFNDAVLAELQLRAQADNLDLQMASERIEQSRAQLGIVSSQLRPSVAASGSHMREALSEHGKFAALGAPTSPSDFWQLGFDASWEIDLWGRARRAREGAAAALEATVYDREAARVALSAEVARTYLQLRGTQAQLDIARQNLTVAERTLRLAENRVRHGVATRFETSSAHAQWATIKAMVPELIQRRNTLMNTLALLLGEKPRALDVQLRETMPLPSLPTSVPVGVPSELARRRPDILRAEAQLHAATAAIGVAKADFYPRIGLRGRIGVEAFESGDLDSWDSRFFSVGPTVYLPIFQGGRLTQRLALNESRQKTAALAYRQTVLRAWHEVDNALDAWAAQQRQHADLSDSYEQNKQALHAAERGYQEGAADYLSVLTAQRNLLASQTGLNASATNAALTLVNLYKSLGGGWDPDALKTSSRVASGDSAEPSSDRAVAIASRVTSPAKANQ from the coding sequence ATGACCTCACACCCGGTGCTTTCACAACTACGGCGGTGCGCAAGCGCGACGCTATGCGCAGCCTCGCTGGCGGGCTGTGCGGTTGGCCCCGACTTCGTGAAGCCTGAAAGCGGGCTTCACGAAGTGGCGCTGGTGCCCAGGGCGGACTATGCCGATGTCGCCCCGACGTCCGATTCCGACATTCCCTCCCGGTGGTGGCTGCTGTTCAACGACGCAGTGCTCGCCGAACTGCAATTGCGTGCGCAGGCGGACAACCTCGATCTGCAAATGGCGTCCGAACGCATTGAGCAAAGCCGGGCGCAACTGGGAATTGTCTCCTCGCAGTTGCGGCCCAGCGTGGCGGCCAGCGGCAGCCACATGCGTGAGGCGCTCAGCGAACATGGAAAGTTCGCCGCACTGGGTGCACCGACGAGCCCCAGCGATTTCTGGCAGCTCGGATTCGATGCCAGTTGGGAGATCGACCTGTGGGGCCGCGCGCGACGCGCACGCGAGGGCGCAGCAGCGGCCTTGGAGGCCACGGTATATGACCGCGAAGCGGCACGGGTGGCCTTGTCGGCCGAAGTGGCTCGAACCTATTTGCAGTTGCGCGGAACGCAGGCCCAACTGGACATTGCTCGGCAGAATCTGACCGTTGCCGAGCGGACCCTCAGGCTGGCCGAAAATCGCGTGCGTCACGGCGTCGCTACTCGGTTCGAAACCTCGTCCGCTCACGCGCAGTGGGCCACGATCAAGGCGATGGTTCCGGAGCTGATCCAGCGTCGCAACACCCTGATGAATACCCTTGCACTGTTGTTGGGGGAAAAGCCGCGCGCACTCGATGTGCAACTGCGCGAGACCATGCCCTTGCCTTCGCTTCCAACCAGCGTGCCGGTCGGCGTCCCTTCTGAACTGGCTCGCAGGCGACCCGACATTCTGCGCGCCGAAGCTCAGCTCCATGCGGCCACAGCAGCCATCGGTGTGGCCAAAGCTGACTTCTACCCCCGTATTGGTTTGAGAGGGCGAATCGGCGTGGAAGCCTTCGAAAGCGGCGATCTCGATAGTTGGGATTCCCGTTTCTTTTCCGTCGGTCCGACGGTCTACCTACCCATTTTCCAGGGTGGTCGATTGACGCAGCGCCTGGCGCTCAACGAATCACGGCAAAAAACGGCCGCTCTGGCGTATCGGCAAACGGTATTGCGAGCCTGGCATGAAGTGGACAACGCCTTGGATGCCTGGGCGGCCCAACAGCGCCAGCACGCCGACTTGTCGGATTCCTATGAGCAGAACAAGCAGGCACTTCACGCTGCCGAGCGCGGCTATCAGGAAGGCGCCGCCGACTATCTGAGCGTACTGACTGCGCAGCGCAACCTGCTTGCCAGCCAAACCGGTCTCAATGCCAGCGCAACCAACGCCGCGCTCACCTTGGTCAATCTGTACAAGTCGCTGGGCGGCGGTTGGGATCCGGACGCACTCAAGACTTCGTCGCGGGTTGCCAGTGGGGATTCGGCAGAGCCTTCATCGGATCGCGCGGTTGCCATTGCGTCGCGCGTCACTTCACCGGCAAAGGCCAATCAATGA
- a CDS encoding CaiB/BaiF CoA transferase family protein — translation MLRNALDGLTVLDFTQIGAGPTCTMLMADMGARVIKVEAPAGELGRGLGPAWIGKDSALFHAFNRNKLGVALNLKSPDGIAVAKRLIADADIVVESMRPGVMARLGLGHEQLADEHPALIYCSISAYGQRGPYADRAGVDGIIQADSGLMSLIGIAGSEPCKVQAPVVDVMTGYVACMGILAKLAQRDRDGQGGHLDVNLLNSALALQQSSIASYFADGELPVRSGSAAPYSAPNQAFATADGWIMVAAYTPARWERLCQLLGLSELIADARFATSPLRVAHRTEMVEALTKVFRTRPTEDWLPLLTDADILCARVATYEDVMAHPQVAANLMMSAVQHPELGEIRMPGFPINSTQANSLASTPAPACGQHTRDVLRLAGYSDVDVDVLREWGAIHCGEKCAQAPAREQAVTQ, via the coding sequence ATGTTACGCAATGCTCTCGACGGCCTGACCGTCCTCGACTTCACTCAGATCGGCGCCGGCCCGACCTGCACGATGCTCATGGCCGACATGGGCGCACGCGTGATCAAGGTCGAGGCCCCGGCAGGCGAACTCGGCCGCGGCCTCGGGCCCGCCTGGATCGGCAAGGACAGCGCGCTCTTCCATGCCTTCAACCGCAACAAGCTCGGCGTCGCGCTCAACCTCAAGTCGCCGGATGGCATCGCGGTCGCGAAGCGCCTGATCGCCGATGCGGACATCGTCGTCGAGAGCATGCGACCCGGCGTCATGGCGCGGCTCGGCCTCGGTCACGAGCAGCTCGCGGACGAGCATCCCGCGCTCATCTACTGCTCGATCTCCGCCTACGGTCAACGCGGCCCCTACGCCGATCGCGCCGGCGTCGACGGCATCATCCAGGCCGACTCCGGCCTGATGAGTCTGATCGGCATTGCCGGCAGCGAACCCTGCAAGGTCCAGGCGCCGGTAGTCGACGTCATGACCGGCTACGTCGCCTGCATGGGAATCCTCGCCAAGCTCGCGCAGCGCGACCGGGACGGGCAGGGCGGCCACCTCGACGTAAATCTGCTCAACTCGGCGCTCGCGCTGCAGCAGTCGTCGATCGCGAGTTACTTCGCCGACGGCGAACTGCCCGTCCGCTCCGGCAGCGCCGCCCCCTACTCGGCCCCCAACCAGGCCTTTGCGACGGCCGACGGCTGGATCATGGTTGCCGCATACACGCCGGCACGATGGGAACGCCTGTGCCAACTGCTCGGCCTGTCCGAGCTGATCGCCGACGCCCGTTTCGCCACGTCGCCGCTGCGCGTTGCGCACCGCACGGAAATGGTGGAAGCGCTGACAAAGGTTTTCCGGACGCGTCCGACCGAAGACTGGCTCCCGCTCCTGACGGACGCCGACATCCTTTGCGCCCGTGTCGCGACCTACGAGGACGTGATGGCGCACCCGCAAGTCGCCGCCAATCTGATGATGAGCGCGGTGCAGCACCCCGAACTGGGAGAGATCCGAATGCCGGGCTTTCCGATCAACAGCACCCAGGCGAATTCACTCGCTTCAACACCTGCGCCGGCCTGCGGCCAACACACGCGCGACGTTCTGCGCTTAGCCGGGTATTCGGATGTCGATGTCGATGTGCTGCGGGAATGGGGCGCGATCCATTGCGGGGAGAAATGTGCTCAGGCGCCCGCGCGTGAGCAGGCGGTCACGCAATGA
- a CDS encoding SDR family oxidoreductase: MKIVVIGGTGLIGSNIVDRLRRNGHETTAASPRAGVNTITGQGLAEALAGAQVVVDVSNSPSFEDQAVLEFFETSTRNLLAAEAAAGVEHHVALSIVGTDRLPDNGYFRAKVAQENLIKASKLPYTILRATQFFEFIGGIVDSSADGGAIRISPALIQPIAADDVSAVLADLAVGAPVNGTVEVGGPDRFPLDELARKLLSARKDMREVIADVHARYFGSELDDRSLVAGDGARVGPTRFHNWLSRSSAQG, from the coding sequence ATGAAAATCGTGGTTATCGGCGGTACCGGCCTTATCGGTTCGAACATTGTAGACAGGCTGCGTCGCAATGGGCATGAGACGACGGCCGCATCGCCCCGCGCGGGCGTCAACACCATCACCGGACAGGGTTTGGCCGAAGCGCTTGCAGGCGCCCAGGTCGTGGTCGACGTGAGCAACTCACCCTCGTTCGAAGACCAGGCCGTATTGGAGTTCTTCGAAACGTCCACCCGCAACCTGCTTGCCGCGGAAGCCGCCGCCGGCGTCGAGCATCACGTCGCGCTCTCCATCGTCGGCACCGATCGCCTTCCCGACAACGGTTACTTCCGCGCCAAGGTGGCCCAGGAAAACCTGATCAAGGCGTCGAAGCTTCCCTACACCATCCTGCGCGCGACGCAGTTCTTCGAGTTCATCGGCGGCATTGTCGACTCGAGCGCCGACGGCGGCGCGATTCGCATTTCGCCCGCGCTGATCCAGCCCATCGCGGCGGACGACGTCTCGGCCGTGCTAGCCGATCTGGCGGTCGGGGCGCCCGTGAATGGCACCGTCGAGGTGGGCGGCCCCGACCGATTCCCGCTCGACGAGCTTGCCCGCAAGCTACTCAGCGCGCGCAAGGACATGCGTGAGGTGATCGCTGACGTCCATGCGCGCTATTTCGGCAGCGAGCTGGACGATCGATCGCTGGTTGCCGGCGACGGCGCGCGGGTCGGCCCGACACGTTTCCACAACTGGCTCAGCCGCTCGTCGGCGCAAGGATAA
- a CDS encoding helix-turn-helix domain-containing protein: MNSGLIQDRETPRRRNERVSIISTNDACEHAASLRDWSQDYLQLSQGAFEGEIIEATVGPMQVFKETIRQSVDEKASPRCDSYTIGVPASVTPNGYWQGRHLERDSLITLCPNEELHFRTPMESTILVTVIDCNAFDSFAQDSAAVDVLPLISKSHAAALPGDAAQTYRVMLETVLSSVASTPEIFEHSASAQSVAETVMNASLNALRARSQETESPRTSHSVQRAIVERARSYVIANRENPPTVAELSSYLKMSRRGLHHAFINVLGINITTFLRYVRLHGVRKELLRATPEDSISGIACKWGFWHMGMFSSYYKCLFGETPSSTLRRTSNFSKVASRRHH, from the coding sequence ATGAACTCTGGCCTGATTCAGGACCGGGAGACGCCGCGTCGGCGAAACGAACGGGTGTCGATCATCTCGACCAATGATGCGTGCGAGCATGCCGCGAGCCTTCGCGACTGGTCGCAGGACTATCTTCAACTCTCACAGGGCGCTTTCGAGGGGGAAATAATCGAAGCCACGGTGGGTCCGATGCAGGTCTTCAAGGAAACGATCCGCCAATCCGTCGATGAGAAGGCAAGCCCTCGTTGCGACAGTTATACGATAGGAGTGCCTGCCTCCGTAACTCCCAACGGTTATTGGCAGGGACGCCATTTGGAGCGCGATTCATTGATTACGCTCTGCCCGAATGAGGAACTTCATTTTCGGACTCCTATGGAGTCAACGATTCTTGTCACGGTCATCGACTGCAACGCATTTGACTCGTTCGCTCAGGACTCCGCAGCAGTGGATGTACTGCCATTGATTTCAAAGTCGCATGCGGCCGCCTTGCCCGGGGATGCTGCTCAGACCTACCGCGTGATGCTCGAAACGGTGCTTTCCTCAGTGGCTTCGACTCCCGAGATCTTTGAGCACAGTGCGTCGGCGCAGTCAGTTGCCGAAACGGTAATGAATGCATCGCTAAATGCCCTGCGGGCACGATCCCAGGAAACAGAGTCGCCTCGCACCTCGCATTCGGTCCAACGCGCAATTGTTGAGCGGGCACGCAGCTACGTGATCGCCAATCGAGAGAATCCGCCAACGGTTGCCGAACTCAGCTCTTATCTGAAGATGAGCCGAAGAGGACTTCACCACGCATTCATCAACGTGCTGGGAATCAACATCACGACGTTCCTGCGCTATGTTCGGCTCCACGGTGTCCGCAAGGAATTGCTGCGCGCCACTCCGGAGGACTCGATTAGCGGCATTGCCTGCAAATGGGGGTTCTGGCACATGGGAATGTTTTCCTCCTACTACAAGTGCCTGTTCGGAGAAACCCCATCATCGACCCTGCGCAGGACGTCCAACTTTTCCAAAGTTGCCTCTCGCCGTCACCATTAA
- a CDS encoding PaaI family thioesterase has product MSAVLETSLDNPLLEHLGVRLVGVDMGRCALELDLEPRHLNRQGSLHGGVIATLLDAACGYAGLKSPQGLLGHAVTVMLNIAYLNKVAAGRVRAEGLVTRTGRSLYFASAELATAEGVVVATAQGTFKRNIPSQET; this is encoded by the coding sequence ATGTCAGCGGTGCTCGAGACATCGCTCGACAACCCCTTGCTGGAACACCTCGGCGTCCGCCTCGTCGGCGTCGACATGGGGCGCTGCGCGCTGGAGCTCGACCTCGAACCGCGTCACCTCAACCGCCAGGGGAGCCTGCACGGGGGTGTCATTGCCACGCTGCTGGACGCCGCCTGTGGTTATGCCGGGCTGAAGAGCCCGCAGGGGCTGCTCGGCCACGCCGTCACCGTGATGCTCAACATCGCCTACCTGAACAAGGTCGCGGCGGGGCGCGTGCGTGCAGAGGGCCTCGTCACGCGCACCGGGCGCAGCCTGTATTTCGCCTCGGCGGAACTCGCAACGGCGGAGGGCGTGGTCGTCGCCACCGCGCAGGGAACCTTCAAACGCAACATCCCCAGCCAGGAGACATGA